A genomic stretch from Candidatus Methanomassiliicoccus intestinalis Issoire-Mx1 includes:
- a CDS encoding DUF1847 domain-containing protein — protein sequence MVDKTIFPKCDQCGDVGCKLRSPGKFPRCPTNVSEHTLEEIKNRYQDEDINKIMQAGAETERGTIKMIDGVPTPIRPRISEIMAFARSMGWNKLGVAFCLATRDEAIRLIRVLEANDFEVHSIICRAFSITKGDLGIPDKNCLSSPLETVCNPVYQAELLNEAETDLNIVVGLCVGHDMLFNKYSKAYTTTLMVKDRMTANNPVGPLYSPFFKGILEKK from the coding sequence ATGGTAGACAAGACTATTTTTCCAAAATGTGACCAGTGTGGAGATGTGGGCTGCAAACTTAGATCCCCAGGCAAGTTTCCTCGCTGTCCAACTAATGTTTCCGAGCATACCTTGGAAGAAATTAAAAATCGTTACCAGGATGAGGACATAAACAAGATTATGCAGGCCGGTGCTGAAACTGAAAGAGGCACCATCAAGATGATCGATGGGGTTCCGACTCCAATCAGGCCAAGAATTTCTGAGATTATGGCTTTTGCCCGATCAATGGGCTGGAACAAATTAGGCGTAGCATTTTGTTTGGCCACTCGTGATGAAGCAATCCGTTTAATCAGAGTTCTCGAAGCTAATGATTTTGAGGTTCATTCAATTATCTGCCGTGCATTTTCAATTACAAAGGGAGATCTAGGAATTCCAGATAAGAATTGTTTATCCAGCCCATTGGAAACCGTCTGCAATCCCGTATACCAGGCAGAATTGCTCAATGAGGCAGAAACAGATCTCAATATCGTTGTTGGTCTCTGTGTCGGTCATGATATGTTGTTTAACAAGTACTCTAAAGCTTATACAACTACACTGATGGTAAAAGACCGCATGACTGCTAACAATCCTGTTGGTCCGTTATACTCGCCATTCTTTAAGGGAATCCTAGAGAAAAAGTAA
- a CDS encoding DMT family transporter produces MEMKTESKGHIAALITVIIWGITYVSTKSLLEYFTPIEILFIRFVIGYAALWLICPHLMHVNDKKHHWYFAAAGLCGVTLYYLFENIALTYTLASNVGIILSVAPFFTAIFGYLFLKDERPGAIFFVGFVIAMIGILMIGYNSEANLKLNPLGDILAIIASIIWAAYSTLSKKIGSFGYNTVQATKIIFTYGLVFMLPAVCMMDFHPEVSAFLNVGNMANILFLGLGASALCFVTWNFALKVLGSVKTSVYIYMVPVITTVSSAIILGEQITGMIVCGIVLTLAGLFMSEKKKNKIQTESDVEQNAL; encoded by the coding sequence ATGGAGATGAAAACTGAATCAAAAGGACACATTGCAGCACTCATCACTGTTATAATCTGGGGAATAACGTATGTTTCCACAAAAAGTCTCTTGGAGTATTTCACCCCGATTGAGATTCTTTTTATTCGTTTTGTCATCGGATATGCCGCTCTATGGCTGATCTGCCCTCATTTGATGCATGTAAATGATAAAAAGCATCACTGGTACTTTGCAGCTGCAGGTTTGTGTGGAGTGACTCTATACTACCTCTTTGAGAATATCGCACTCACATACACATTAGCATCGAACGTGGGTATCATCCTGTCAGTAGCTCCATTCTTTACCGCCATATTTGGCTACTTGTTTCTAAAAGACGAACGTCCAGGAGCGATATTCTTTGTAGGTTTTGTAATTGCCATGATTGGAATACTGATGATCGGCTATAACAGCGAAGCCAATCTCAAGCTGAATCCACTTGGTGATATTCTAGCGATTATTGCTTCAATTATCTGGGCTGCATATTCCACATTAAGCAAAAAGATCGGCAGTTTCGGATACAATACGGTTCAGGCAACAAAAATCATTTTTACATACGGTTTGGTCTTTATGCTGCCTGCAGTCTGTATGATGGATTTCCATCCAGAGGTGTCAGCATTCCTAAATGTCGGCAACATGGCCAACATTCTGTTCTTAGGACTTGGAGCTTCAGCTCTATGTTTTGTAACCTGGAATTTCGCACTGAAAGTCCTTGGGTCTGTGAAAACCAGTGTATATATTTACATGGTTCCGGTGATTACCACCGTATCTTCAGCAATCATCCTTGGAGAGCAGATAACGGGCATGATTGTGTGTGGAATTGTGCTCACATTAGCCGGCTTATTTATGTCTGAAAAGAAAAAGAATAAAATTCAGACAGAATCAGATGTTGAACAAAATGCATTGTGA
- a CDS encoding NCS2 family permease — MFKLKENNTSVRTEIIAGFTTFFAMSYIIFVNPDMLKITGMDFASVMIATCVASAIGSFLTAFIANIPFAQAPGMGLNALFTFTLCQGMGYTWNQALAIVFISGVIFLIITISPLRSRIIEAIPKSLKSAIAAGIGLFIAFIGMLNSGLVVVNGASNVTDLGSFSNGSVLLVVIGLIITGVLMAWKVKGSIFIGIIATTIIGIPLGVTDIPTTITYSNFSLAPTFLQLDFNLLSAGILPLLTAIITLTMVDMFDTVGTLVGTANASGMADENGNFKRGDKALVADALATCAGALVGTSTVSTYMESSTGIKEGGRTGLTSVVVGLLFLAAILLGPIALMIPSAATAPALIIVGVSMMSAIKNIDWHDFEIALPCFLTIAVMPFAYSISDGIGFGFIAYTIIKVCRGKAKEVPLLMYAISILFILMYAISAYSSY; from the coding sequence ATGTTTAAGCTGAAAGAAAACAATACCAGTGTCCGTACAGAAATAATTGCAGGATTCACCACCTTCTTCGCGATGTCTTATATTATTTTTGTCAACCCAGACATGCTGAAGATCACTGGCATGGATTTTGCTTCAGTAATGATCGCTACTTGTGTGGCTTCAGCCATAGGAAGTTTTTTGACGGCATTCATCGCCAACATTCCTTTTGCCCAGGCACCGGGAATGGGATTGAATGCCTTGTTCACATTCACACTTTGTCAGGGAATGGGCTATACTTGGAATCAAGCACTGGCAATAGTGTTCATCTCAGGTGTGATCTTTTTAATAATAACCATCAGCCCTCTAAGAAGCAGAATTATCGAAGCCATACCAAAATCGCTTAAAAGTGCTATCGCTGCCGGAATTGGGTTATTCATTGCATTTATTGGCATGCTGAACTCCGGGCTGGTAGTCGTTAACGGAGCAAGCAACGTTACAGATCTTGGAAGTTTTTCCAATGGAAGTGTACTGCTGGTAGTAATCGGCCTGATTATAACCGGAGTTCTGATGGCCTGGAAAGTAAAAGGATCGATTTTTATAGGCATTATTGCCACAACGATCATTGGAATACCGCTGGGTGTTACGGATATACCTACAACCATTACATACAGCAATTTCAGCCTGGCACCTACATTTTTGCAGCTTGATTTTAACTTATTAAGCGCAGGCATACTGCCATTGCTGACAGCAATAATTACACTCACAATGGTTGACATGTTTGATACTGTGGGAACACTGGTGGGAACTGCTAACGCATCCGGCATGGCAGATGAAAATGGAAATTTCAAAAGAGGAGATAAAGCGCTTGTGGCCGATGCCTTGGCAACATGCGCAGGTGCATTGGTTGGTACGTCTACAGTATCGACATACATGGAATCCTCAACTGGAATCAAAGAAGGAGGTCGTACGGGTCTCACCTCTGTTGTAGTAGGTCTGCTGTTTTTAGCAGCGATTCTGCTTGGTCCAATCGCTCTGATGATTCCCAGTGCGGCAACTGCTCCGGCACTGATCATTGTCGGTGTTTCGATGATGAGCGCCATAAAGAACATAGATTGGCATGATTTTGAGATCGCTTTGCCGTGTTTCCTGACAATAGCGGTTATGCCATTCGCATATTCGATTTCTGATGGTATTGGTTTCGGCTTTATCGCTTACACGATAATCAAAGTCTGCCGTGGAAAAGCCAAAGAAGTCCCACTTCTGATGTATGCAATTTCAATCCTATTCATACTAATGTATGCCATATCCGCATATTCCAGCTATTAA
- a CDS encoding MerR family transcriptional regulator — MKIAEVSKKYGVSQDTLRYYERVGVIPPVNRAKGGSRDYTDEDCNWVELATCMRGAGLPVEVIVEYIRLFKQGDETIPDRLKLLTEQRDKLLEQKQAVDEMLERLNFKISRYERAVKTGVLSWEPDEELQE, encoded by the coding sequence ATGAAGATCGCTGAAGTAAGTAAAAAGTATGGAGTCTCACAGGACACTCTACGTTACTATGAACGCGTGGGTGTAATCCCGCCGGTCAACCGTGCCAAAGGCGGTTCAAGAGACTATACTGATGAAGACTGCAACTGGGTAGAACTTGCTACCTGTATGAGAGGTGCAGGACTGCCTGTTGAGGTCATTGTCGAATACATAAGACTCTTCAAGCAGGGAGATGAAACAATTCCTGACAGACTGAAACTTTTAACAGAACAACGGGATAAACTTCTGGAGCAAAAGCAGGCTGTGGATGAGATGCTGGAAAGACTTAATTTTAAGATCAGCCGGTATGAACGCGCAGTAAAAACCGGTGTGCTGTCTTGGGAACCAGATGAAGAGCTTCAAGAATAA
- the larC gene encoding nickel pincer cofactor biosynthesis protein LarC, with amino-acid sequence MDRLLYLECYSGISGDMVVAALLDLGADKEVLMKALHSLSIQGFSVNISTVKKSGLNVCDFNVSLTDNAENHDHDMEYLYGTYEEEPHHPHKHRNLAEILQIIKTAEMTTEAKKIACKTFEILAESEAQAHGLPVEEVHFHEVGAVDSIVDIISAAVCLDNLDLPQVVISDLYEGRGFVRCQHGVIPVPVPAVANIAASNNLSLHIMKAEGEYVTPTGAALAAAFKTRDKLPDDFSIEKVGMGAGKRKTSLPGILRAMIVTAESNDDMICKLECNIDDCSGETLGYTMERLFAAGAKDVHYLPVYMKKNRPAYQLVVICSKSDVSEIEEVIFRETTTIGIRQTEMKMTVMHSQLVQIDTPFGDVNVKMCDYYGMYRRFYPEYSDVVEICRKHNQSYDKTYRMIQKLCEDTFKPFPC; translated from the coding sequence ATGGACAGACTACTGTATCTGGAATGTTACTCAGGGATCAGCGGGGACATGGTCGTAGCTGCACTGCTGGATTTAGGAGCAGACAAAGAAGTGCTGATGAAAGCTCTCCACAGTCTATCCATTCAGGGGTTTAGTGTGAATATTTCCACAGTAAAGAAATCAGGATTGAATGTCTGTGATTTTAATGTGTCTTTAACAGATAATGCAGAGAATCATGATCATGACATGGAATATCTGTATGGCACATATGAAGAAGAACCGCATCATCCACACAAGCACCGCAATCTAGCTGAAATTCTGCAGATAATTAAAACGGCAGAAATGACCACGGAAGCTAAAAAGATAGCATGCAAGACTTTTGAGATACTGGCTGAATCAGAAGCTCAGGCTCATGGTCTGCCGGTGGAAGAAGTGCATTTTCATGAAGTGGGCGCTGTTGATTCCATTGTAGACATTATTTCAGCTGCAGTATGTCTTGATAATCTCGATCTTCCTCAAGTTGTTATTTCTGACTTGTATGAAGGCAGAGGTTTTGTAAGATGCCAGCATGGTGTTATACCTGTACCCGTTCCTGCTGTTGCAAACATCGCCGCCAGTAACAATTTATCACTGCACATAATGAAAGCTGAAGGAGAGTACGTCACTCCCACAGGTGCGGCTCTTGCAGCTGCATTCAAGACCAGGGACAAGCTACCAGATGATTTTTCAATTGAGAAGGTAGGCATGGGCGCTGGTAAAAGGAAGACGAGTCTTCCCGGCATCCTGAGAGCAATGATCGTGACCGCAGAAAGCAACGATGACATGATCTGCAAGCTAGAATGCAATATCGATGACTGTAGCGGAGAAACATTGGGTTATACAATGGAAAGACTTTTTGCAGCCGGAGCCAAAGATGTTCACTATCTGCCAGTATACATGAAAAAGAATCGTCCGGCTTATCAGTTGGTAGTAATATGTTCAAAAAGTGACGTTTCTGAGATAGAAGAAGTAATTTTCAGGGAAACAACGACAATCGGCATCAGACAGACTGAAATGAAAATGACAGTTATGCACAGCCAGTTGGTGCAGATAGATACACCATTTGGAGATGTAAATGTAAAAATGTGCGACTATTATGGAATGTACCGCAGGTTCTACCCAGAATACAGCGATGTAGTAGAAATCTGCAGGAAACATAACCAATCATATGATAAAACATACCGCATGATTCAAAAATTGTGCGAAGACACCTTTAAACCATTTCCATGCTGA
- a CDS encoding aldo/keto reductase, giving the protein MSDKKLGFGLMRLPLTNPEDEKSVDMPVLKSMVDTFMERGFTYFDTAYIYNNFESEVAAREALVKRYDRNSFTLATKLPMMFLNKKDEQERIFNEQLEKCGVEYFDYYLLHNLNILYYETAERLESFEFLKQKKKEGKIKKIGFSYHDNAELLDQILTEHPETEFVQLQLNYMDWDDKNIQSRKCYEVARKHGKPIIVMEPVKGGTLANVNEEVQKLFRNYHPDMSAASWAIRYAASLEGVETVLSGMSNYEQLLDNTGYMQNFQPLNDDEHKIINEAAAIIRKDITIPCTDCHYCMEKCPQKIPISTYFSLYNEKEKESARSYYVQQAYYDNCTKNNSKASDCIECGQCEDNCPQHIEIVKYLKEVARSFESN; this is encoded by the coding sequence ATGTCAGATAAAAAGTTAGGATTTGGATTGATGAGGCTGCCCCTCACTAATCCTGAAGACGAGAAAAGTGTTGACATGCCTGTATTGAAAAGTATGGTGGACACATTTATGGAAAGAGGGTTCACATACTTTGACACAGCATACATATACAATAATTTTGAAAGCGAAGTAGCAGCCAGAGAAGCGTTGGTCAAAAGATATGACCGCAATAGTTTCACATTAGCAACAAAATTGCCCATGATGTTCCTGAATAAAAAAGATGAACAGGAGCGTATTTTCAATGAACAATTAGAAAAATGCGGTGTAGAGTACTTTGATTACTATCTGCTGCATAATCTCAATATCCTCTACTACGAAACTGCAGAGAGGCTGGAGAGCTTTGAATTTCTCAAACAGAAGAAAAAAGAAGGGAAGATCAAAAAAATTGGTTTCTCATATCATGATAACGCAGAGCTTTTAGACCAGATTCTTACAGAACATCCCGAGACAGAATTCGTTCAGCTGCAGTTGAACTATATGGACTGGGACGATAAAAATATTCAATCAAGAAAATGTTACGAAGTAGCAAGAAAACACGGCAAACCGATCATAGTCATGGAACCGGTTAAAGGTGGCACTCTGGCAAATGTTAACGAGGAAGTTCAAAAATTGTTCAGAAATTACCATCCAGATATGTCTGCCGCGTCCTGGGCAATTCGTTATGCTGCATCCCTGGAAGGCGTTGAAACTGTCCTCAGTGGAATGTCTAATTACGAACAGCTTCTTGATAATACAGGATATATGCAGAATTTCCAACCATTAAATGATGATGAGCATAAAATTATCAATGAAGCGGCAGCCATTATTAGAAAGGATATTACCATACCATGTACAGACTGCCATTACTGCATGGAAAAATGTCCACAGAAGATTCCCATCTCCACTTATTTTTCACTATATAATGAAAAAGAGAAGGAGAGCGCTAGATCATATTATGTTCAGCAGGCGTATTATGACAACTGCACAAAGAACAACAGCAAAGCTTCCGACTGCATTGAATGCGGGCAATGTGAAGACAACTGTCCGCAGCATATAGAGATTGTAAAATATCTAAAAGAAGTTGCCAGAAGCTTTGAAAGCAACTAA
- a CDS encoding flavodoxin — protein MKSLVAYFSRADKNYVNGNIVDLPVGNTEIIANKIKDLTNSDIFTIKTMKPYPADYRKTVDIAREELNNDLKPELAGNLDSIDKYDVIYIGYPNWCGTMPMAVFHFLESHDFSGKILVPFCTHEGSGFGGSIYDIQRLCPKAKVLEGIAIRGSEVSSPAAENNLKEYLETVSLIN, from the coding sequence ATGAAGAGTCTTGTAGCTTATTTTTCAAGGGCAGACAAGAACTATGTCAATGGAAACATAGTTGATTTACCCGTAGGAAATACTGAAATAATTGCAAATAAAATTAAAGATCTTACCAACAGCGATATTTTTACAATTAAGACGATGAAGCCATATCCAGCAGACTACCGCAAAACTGTCGATATCGCCAGAGAAGAACTGAATAATGATTTGAAACCAGAATTAGCAGGAAATCTGGACAGCATTGATAAGTATGATGTTATTTACATAGGCTATCCCAACTGGTGCGGAACAATGCCGATGGCAGTTTTCCACTTTTTAGAATCTCATGATTTTTCTGGCAAAATCCTAGTTCCTTTCTGCACTCATGAAGGTAGCGGCTTTGGTGGCAGCATCTATGATATCCAGAGATTGTGCCCAAAAGCAAAGGTACTGGAAGGTATCGCAATCCGTGGGAGCGAAGTAAGTTCTCCTGCAGCAGAGAACAATTTAAAAGAATACTTAGAGACTGTTTCATTAATTAACTGA
- a CDS encoding flavodoxin family protein produces MSKKLLIISSSPRKGGNSDVLCDRFAQGAKEAGNEVEKVFLKDYKINYCTGCGTCFKGKPCPQKDDADKIVQKMIDADIIVMATPVYFYTMCGQMKTFIDRCCARYMEIENKKFYFIMTAADPNMSALKRTLESLRGFTSCLSDIEEKGVIYGTSLTDVGDVLKDNAVLEQAYSMGNKI; encoded by the coding sequence ATGAGTAAAAAACTGTTAATAATATCATCAAGCCCCCGCAAGGGAGGGAACTCCGATGTGCTTTGTGACCGTTTTGCTCAAGGAGCAAAGGAAGCTGGTAACGAAGTAGAGAAAGTATTTCTTAAAGATTACAAGATTAACTACTGCACGGGCTGTGGAACCTGCTTTAAAGGCAAACCATGCCCGCAGAAGGATGATGCAGATAAGATCGTACAAAAAATGATAGATGCTGACATAATTGTAATGGCGACTCCTGTTTACTTTTACACGATGTGCGGCCAGATGAAAACATTCATAGATAGATGCTGCGCAAGATACATGGAAATTGAAAATAAGAAATTTTACTTCATCATGACAGCTGCTGATCCTAACATGTCAGCTCTGAAAAGAACTCTGGAAAGTTTACGCGGTTTCACTTCCTGCCTATCAGACATAGAAGAAAAAGGAGTCATTTACGGTACAAGCCTCACCGATGTGGGGGATGTTCTGAAAGACAATGCGGTGCTGGAACAAGCATACAGCATGGGAAACAAAATCTGA
- a CDS encoding MarR family winged helix-turn-helix transcriptional regulator: protein MENIYLEVYEKLTRLQWSLHKQQIFAHAEYGPFADTSRGQGRVLAILKMKPEISTKDLAYLLGIRQQSLNELLNKLEKKEYIKRIPCEDDKRVLLVRLTEKGENAQQTDVDYSDMFSCLSEEELRTFENYLDRIIESIESKIGDDDHDEMKMWMENARERIGPEDFDRLIRMRHGGSGPFGFRGSFYEDRRHNFYEREYHDLD from the coding sequence ATGGAAAATATATATTTAGAAGTTTATGAAAAATTAACTCGTCTGCAATGGAGTTTACATAAGCAGCAGATATTCGCTCATGCTGAGTATGGTCCGTTTGCTGATACAAGCCGGGGGCAAGGACGTGTGCTTGCTATACTTAAGATGAAGCCAGAAATCAGCACTAAAGATTTAGCATACCTGCTAGGAATACGACAACAGTCACTAAATGAACTGTTAAACAAACTAGAGAAAAAAGAGTATATCAAACGCATACCATGCGAAGATGACAAACGGGTTCTTCTTGTACGTCTTACCGAGAAAGGTGAAAATGCCCAACAAACAGATGTTGACTACAGCGATATGTTCAGCTGCCTGAGTGAAGAAGAACTAAGGACTTTTGAAAATTATCTTGACCGAATCATTGAATCAATTGAATCAAAAATTGGCGATGATGATCATGATGAGATGAAAATGTGGATGGAAAACGCACGCGAGAGGATAGGACCTGAAGATTTTGATAGGCTTATAAGAATGCGCCATGGAGGTTCTGGACCATTCGGTTTTAGAGGATCATTCTATGAAGACAGAAGACATAATTTTTATGAAAGAGAGTATCATGATTTAGATTAA
- a CDS encoding HypC/HybG/HupF family hydrogenase formation chaperone yields the protein MCLAVPGQIVSIEGPQADVDFGGVLKKVNVSLIEGHVGDWVVVHAGFAIETMDEEEAQETLQTWKELLEMEEELEKSN from the coding sequence ATGTGTTTAGCTGTACCAGGACAGATAGTTTCCATTGAGGGTCCTCAAGCAGATGTTGACTTTGGAGGAGTGCTCAAAAAAGTCAATGTCTCTTTAATTGAAGGGCACGTTGGAGACTGGGTAGTCGTGCATGCCGGATTTGCCATCGAAACGATGGACGAAGAGGAAGCACAGGAAACTCTTCAAACTTGGAAAGAACTTCTAGAGATGGAAGAAGAACTTGAAAAGTCCAATTAA
- a CDS encoding nascent polypeptide-associated complex protein has protein sequence MMRGVNPRQIERAMRQAGIKTKDITDVDEVIIRTKTEEYVITNASVTMMDVKGQKTYQVMGDTEIRARGASQSAAPAEEVIPEEDIQLIMDQTGASREAAVQALKDCDGQPAEAIIKLMS, from the coding sequence ATGATGAGAGGAGTAAACCCCCGCCAGATCGAACGCGCCATGAGACAAGCGGGAATTAAAACCAAAGACATCACTGATGTGGATGAAGTCATAATCCGTACCAAGACGGAAGAGTATGTAATAACAAATGCATCCGTCACAATGATGGATGTAAAGGGACAAAAAACATATCAGGTGATGGGCGATACAGAGATCAGGGCGAGAGGAGCGTCTCAGTCGGCTGCACCTGCTGAAGAGGTAATTCCCGAAGAAGATATTCAGCTCATCATGGATCAGACTGGTGCTTCCCGAGAAGCAGCCGTTCAAGCATTAAAAGACTGTGACGGACAGCCTGCTGAAGCCATTATCAAGCTTATGTCATGA
- a CDS encoding glutamine synthetase family protein, protein MPKDESEARETVLKEVEEKGVKFIEMQFSDILGTVKSVAIPSSKLERALAEGIFIDGSSILGYATIDESDMRAQPIPSSFQIYPWTHGTNMKTARLLCQIYDHCGNRFKGDPRWVLEKMVEKANAKGLEYFVGPEFEFFLFNLDANGEPITKPSDAAGYFDLLELDRGEEVRKEITLKLDEIGFDTEASHHEVAPGQHEIGMRYNKALTVADRIMTFKLAVKTIAKQHGFYASFMPKPMFGCNGSGMHVHQSLASEDKNLFDDPSDKFGLSKEAYYYLGGLLAHAPEMSAILNSQVNSYKRLVPGYEAPCYISWANMNRSALIRVPAGRGMKTRVEIRNPDPAGNPYLQFAVMLAAGLDGIENKIEPPGPMERDIFHMSPEERIQNGITSLPANLGDALEIMSKSDLMKETLGSHIFCHYLKIKNDDWDSYRTYVTDWEIMNSLKRL, encoded by the coding sequence ATGCCTAAAGACGAGAGTGAGGCAAGAGAGACCGTCTTAAAGGAAGTCGAAGAAAAAGGCGTCAAATTCATCGAGATGCAATTCTCCGACATCCTTGGAACGGTGAAGTCTGTCGCTATTCCATCTTCAAAATTGGAAAGGGCATTAGCTGAAGGGATTTTCATCGATGGATCCTCAATCCTAGGTTACGCTACGATTGATGAATCTGATATGAGGGCCCAGCCGATACCGTCTTCTTTCCAAATTTATCCTTGGACTCATGGCACCAATATGAAAACAGCACGTCTGCTGTGTCAGATTTATGACCACTGCGGAAACAGGTTCAAAGGCGACCCGAGATGGGTACTCGAAAAAATGGTCGAAAAAGCCAACGCCAAAGGCCTGGAATATTTTGTAGGGCCAGAGTTTGAGTTCTTCTTATTCAACCTGGATGCAAATGGAGAGCCTATCACCAAACCATCTGATGCCGCGGGATACTTCGATCTGTTGGAACTAGACAGAGGTGAAGAAGTCCGTAAAGAAATCACACTGAAACTTGATGAGATAGGCTTCGATACTGAAGCATCTCACCATGAAGTTGCTCCTGGACAGCATGAGATCGGCATGAGATATAACAAAGCTCTGACGGTCGCCGACAGGATTATGACTTTTAAACTAGCAGTGAAAACCATCGCAAAACAGCACGGTTTCTACGCTAGTTTTATGCCTAAGCCCATGTTCGGGTGTAACGGATCTGGAATGCACGTGCATCAAAGCCTTGCGTCCGAGGATAAAAACTTGTTCGACGATCCGAGCGACAAGTTTGGTCTGAGCAAAGAAGCATACTACTATCTCGGTGGTCTTCTGGCTCACGCTCCGGAGATGAGTGCTATCCTAAACTCACAAGTCAACTCCTATAAACGCTTAGTACCGGGATACGAAGCCCCCTGCTACATATCCTGGGCAAACATGAATCGCAGCGCTCTCATCAGAGTTCCTGCGGGCAGAGGAATGAAGACGCGCGTTGAAATACGCAATCCAGATCCAGCCGGGAACCCATACCTGCAATTCGCAGTAATGCTCGCCGCCGGACTAGATGGCATTGAGAATAAGATTGAACCGCCTGGACCGATGGAGAGAGATATTTTTCATATGTCCCCGGAGGAACGTATACAGAACGGAATCACTTCACTGCCGGCAAATCTTGGAGATGCTCTTGAGATCATGTCTAAGAGTGACTTGATGAAAGAGACCCTGGGAAGCCACATATTCTGCCACTATCTCAAGATCAAAAATGATGATTGGGACAGTTACAGGACGTATGTTACTGACTGGGAGATTATGAACTCACTGAAAAGACTTTGA